Proteins from a genomic interval of Pseudomonas sp. RC10:
- a CDS encoding efflux RND transporter permease subunit, translating into MNLSAPFIRRPVATILLSLAIMLLGGMSFNLLPVSPLPNMDFPVIVVSATLPGASPEIMASSVATPLERSLGTIAGVNTMSSRSSQGTTRIILQFDMDRDINGAAREVQAAINASRSLLPSGMRSMPTYKKVNPSQAPIMVLSLTSDVLEKGELYDLASTILSQSLSQVNGVGEVQIGGSSLPAVRVELEPKLLDQYGVSLDEVRTTIANANVRRPKGSVENAEHNWQVQANDQLEKAKDYGPLVIRYQNGAALRLKDVARVKDSVEDRYNSGFFNEKSAVLLVINRQAGANIIETVAAIKAQLPALQAVLPASVKLDLAMDRSPVIKATLHEAEMTLLIAVVLVIMVVFLFLGNFRASLIPTLAVPVSLVGTFAIMYLYGFSLNNLSLMALILATGLVVDDAIVVLENISRHIDEGVPPMEAAYRGAQEVGFTLLSMNVSLVAVFISILFMGGLVESLFREFSITLSVSIIVSLVVSLSLTPMLCARWLKPHVPGTENRLQRWSQRVNDRMVAGYDRSLGWALRHRRLTLLTLLITIGVNIALYVVVPKTFLPQQDTGQLIGFVRGDDGLSFSVMQPKLNVFRDALLKDPAVESVAGFIGGNGGTGNAFIIVRLKPISERKIGSEQVVERLRKEMPLVPGGRLFLQPDQDLQLGGGREQTTSQYQYILQSGDLESLREWYPKVAAAFKTLKELTAIDARDGGGTQQVTLIVDRDAAKRLGIDMNTVTTVLNNAYSQRQISTIYDPLNQYRVVMEINPKYALDPITLEQVQVITADGARVPLSTIAHYERSLEDDRVSHDGQFASESISFDLAEGVSLDDANAAIERSVAALGLPEDVIAKMAGTADAFAATQKSQPFMILGALVAVYLVLGILYESYVHPLTILSTLPSAGVGALLSIYLTGGQFSLISLLGLFLLIGVVKKNAILMIDLALQLERGSGMTPMESIRNACLQRLRPILMTTLAAILGAVPLLLSSAEGAEMRHPLGLTIIGGLILSQILTLYTTPVVYLYLDRLRHRVNKWRGVRTDAALETPL; encoded by the coding sequence ATGAACCTGTCGGCGCCTTTCATCCGTCGGCCCGTTGCGACGATTCTGCTGAGTCTGGCGATCATGCTATTGGGCGGCATGAGCTTCAATCTGCTGCCGGTGTCGCCGCTGCCGAACATGGATTTCCCGGTGATCGTGGTGTCGGCGACGTTGCCCGGCGCGAGCCCGGAAATCATGGCGTCCAGCGTGGCCACGCCGCTCGAACGCTCCTTGGGCACGATTGCCGGGGTGAACACCATGAGCAGCCGTTCGAGCCAGGGCACCACGCGGATCATTCTGCAATTCGACATGGACCGGGACATCAACGGCGCTGCCCGCGAGGTGCAGGCCGCGATCAATGCCTCGCGCAGCTTGTTGCCCAGCGGGATGCGCAGCATGCCGACTTACAAGAAGGTCAACCCGTCCCAGGCACCGATCATGGTGCTGTCGCTGACGTCGGACGTGCTAGAGAAGGGCGAGCTGTACGACCTGGCCTCGACCATCCTGTCCCAGAGCCTGTCGCAGGTGAATGGCGTCGGCGAAGTGCAGATCGGCGGCAGTTCGTTGCCTGCCGTGCGGGTCGAGTTGGAGCCTAAGCTGTTGGACCAGTACGGCGTGTCGCTGGACGAAGTGCGCACGACGATTGCCAACGCCAACGTGCGTCGTCCGAAAGGTTCGGTGGAGAACGCCGAACACAACTGGCAGGTGCAGGCCAATGATCAACTGGAGAAGGCCAAGGACTACGGCCCGCTAGTGATTCGCTACCAGAACGGCGCGGCGCTGCGCCTCAAGGACGTGGCCCGGGTCAAGGATTCGGTCGAGGACCGCTACAACAGCGGGTTCTTCAATGAGAAATCCGCCGTGTTGCTGGTGATCAACCGGCAGGCAGGCGCGAACATCATCGAAACCGTGGCGGCGATCAAGGCGCAATTGCCCGCGTTGCAGGCCGTGCTTCCCGCCAGCGTCAAGCTCGACTTGGCGATGGACCGCTCGCCAGTCATCAAGGCGACGCTGCACGAGGCGGAAATGACCCTGCTGATCGCTGTGGTGCTGGTGATCATGGTGGTGTTCCTGTTCCTCGGCAATTTCCGCGCCTCGCTGATTCCCACGCTGGCCGTGCCGGTCTCGCTGGTGGGCACGTTCGCCATCATGTACCTCTATGGGTTTTCGTTGAACAACCTGTCGCTGATGGCGCTGATTCTAGCCACGGGACTGGTGGTGGACGACGCCATTGTGGTGCTGGAGAACATTTCCCGGCACATCGACGAGGGTGTGCCGCCGATGGAGGCCGCGTATCGCGGGGCCCAGGAGGTCGGCTTCACGCTGCTGTCGATGAACGTGTCGCTGGTGGCGGTGTTCATCTCGATCCTGTTCATGGGCGGCCTGGTAGAAAGCCTGTTCCGTGAGTTCTCGATCACGCTGTCGGTGTCGATCATCGTGTCGTTGGTGGTTTCGCTAAGCCTGACCCCGATGCTCTGCGCCCGTTGGCTCAAGCCTCACGTGCCGGGCACGGAAAACCGCTTGCAGCGCTGGAGCCAGCGGGTCAACGACCGCATGGTTGCCGGGTATGACCGCAGCCTCGGCTGGGCGCTGCGTCACCGACGCCTGACCCTGCTGACTTTGCTGATCACCATCGGCGTGAACATCGCGCTCTACGTGGTGGTGCCGAAGACCTTCCTGCCGCAACAGGACACCGGCCAGTTGATCGGCTTCGTGCGGGGCGATGATGGCCTGTCGTTCTCGGTCATGCAGCCCAAACTCAATGTGTTCCGGGATGCATTGCTCAAGGATCCGGCCGTGGAAAGCGTCGCCGGGTTCATCGGCGGCAACGGCGGCACGGGCAACGCGTTCATCATCGTGCGCCTCAAGCCTATCTCCGAGCGCAAGATCGGCTCCGAGCAGGTGGTGGAGCGGTTGCGCAAGGAAATGCCGCTGGTGCCGGGCGGCCGACTGTTCCTGCAACCGGATCAGGACCTGCAACTGGGCGGCGGCCGTGAGCAGACCACCTCGCAATACCAGTACATCCTGCAAAGCGGCGATCTGGAAAGCCTGCGCGAGTGGTACCCGAAGGTCGCCGCTGCGTTCAAGACACTAAAGGAACTGACCGCCATCGACGCCCGTGACGGCGGCGGCACCCAGCAAGTGACGCTGATCGTAGACCGCGACGCCGCCAAGCGTCTGGGCATCGACATGAACACGGTAACCACGGTGCTGAACAATGCCTACAGCCAGCGGCAGATTTCGACCATCTACGACCCGCTCAACCAGTACCGGGTGGTGATGGAAATCAACCCGAAATACGCGCTGGACCCGATCACCCTGGAGCAGGTGCAGGTGATCACCGCCGATGGCGCGCGGGTGCCGCTGTCGACCATCGCCCATTACGAACGCAGTCTGGAAGATGACCGGGTCAGCCATGACGGCCAGTTCGCCTCGGAAAGCATCTCTTTCGACCTCGCTGAAGGCGTCAGCCTCGATGACGCCAACGCCGCCATCGAACGCTCTGTGGCCGCGCTGGGGCTGCCCGAAGACGTGATTGCCAAAATGGCCGGCACCGCCGACGCCTTCGCCGCGACGCAAAAGAGCCAGCCGTTTATGATCCTTGGTGCGCTGGTAGCCGTGTACCTGGTGCTGGGCATTTTGTACGAAAGCTACGTGCACCCCCTGACCATCCTCTCGACGCTGCCCTCGGCGGGTGTCGGCGCGCTGTTGAGTATTTATCTTACCGGCGGGCAGTTCAGCCTGATTTCGCTGCTGGGGCTGTTTCTATTGATCGGCGTGGTGAAAAAGAACGCTATTTTGATGATCGACCTCGCGCTGCAACTGGAGCGGGGCAGCGGCATGACGCCCATGGAGTCGATCCGCAACGCGTGTCTGCAACGCTTGCGGCCCATTCTGATGACCACGTTGGCGGCGATTCTCGGCGCCGTGCCGTTGCTGCTCAGCAGTGCCGAAGGCGCGGAGATGCGTCACCCGCTGGGCCTGACGATCATCGGCGGCCTGATCCTGAGCCAGATTCTCACGCTGTACACCACGCCCGTGGTTTACCTTTACCTCGACCGCCTGCGTCACCGCGTCAATAAGTGGCGCGGCGTGCGGACGGATGCTGCCCTGGAAACACCGCTATGA
- a CDS encoding MdtB/MuxB family multidrug efflux RND transporter permease subunit: MNLSRLFILRPVATTLSMLAIVLAGLIAYTLLPVSALPQVDYPTIRVMTLYPGASPQVMTSAVTAPLERQFGQMPGLTQMASTSSGGASVITLRFSLDINMDVAEQEVQAAINGATNLLPNDLPAPPTYNKVNPADTPVLTLAITSKTMLLPKLNDLVDTRMAQKISQISGVGMVTIAGGQRQAVRIKVNPDALAANGLNLSDVRTLVSASNVNTPKGNFDGPTRVSMLDANDQLKSPEEYANLILAYSNGGPLRLKDVAQIVDGAENERLAAWANENQAVLLNIQRQPGANVIEVVDRIKALLPSITNNLPAGLEVVVLTDRTQTIRASVSDVQHELLVSIALVVLVTFLFLRRFSATIIPSVAVPLSLIGTFGVMYLAGFSVNNLTLMAMTIATGFVVDDAIVMLENISRHLEEGETPLQAALKGAKQIGFTLVSLTVSLIAVLIPLLFMADVVGRLFREFAITLAVAILISLVVSLTLTPMMCARLLKREPKEEEQGRFYRASGVWIDWLVEAYGRKLQWVLRHQPITLLVAIATLGITVLLYLAVPKGFFPVQDTGVIQGISEAPQSVSFAAMSERQQALAKIVLQDPAVASLSSYIGVDGDNATLNSGRMLINLKPHAERSESATEVIQRLQPEVDQLSDIRLFMQPVQDLTIEDRVSRTQYQFSMSSPDAELLSLWSGKLVEALAERPELTDVASDLQDKGLQVYLNIDRDAASRLGVTVSTITDALYDAFGQRQISTIYTQASQYRVVLQAAAGSELGPKALEQIHVKTTDGGQVKLSSLAKVEQRQAQLAIAHIGQFPAVMMSFNLAPGVALGKAVEVIQQVQKDIGMPIGVQTEFQGAAEAFQASLSSTLLLVLAAVVTMYIVLGVLYESYIHPITILSTLPSAAIGALLALILSGNDLGMIAIIGIILLIGIVKKNAIMMIDFALDAERNRGIDPQTAIYEAALLRFRPILMTTLAALFGAIPLMFATGSGAELRQPLGLVMVGGLLVSQVLTLFTTPVIYLYFDRLGGRFRRSSKTEEAV; this comes from the coding sequence ATGAACCTGTCCCGCCTGTTCATCCTCAGGCCCGTCGCCACGACGCTGAGCATGCTGGCCATCGTGTTGGCCGGTCTGATCGCGTACACGCTATTGCCGGTGTCGGCGCTGCCGCAGGTGGATTACCCGACCATTCGCGTCATGACGCTGTACCCCGGCGCCAGCCCGCAGGTGATGACCAGTGCCGTGACCGCGCCGCTGGAGCGCCAGTTCGGCCAGATGCCGGGCCTGACGCAAATGGCCTCCACCAGTTCCGGCGGCGCGTCGGTGATCACCCTGCGTTTCAGCCTCGACATCAACATGGACGTCGCCGAGCAGGAAGTGCAGGCCGCGATCAATGGCGCCACCAATCTGCTGCCCAATGATCTGCCGGCGCCGCCGACCTACAACAAGGTCAACCCGGCGGACACCCCGGTGCTGACCCTGGCGATCACCTCGAAAACCATGCTGCTGCCCAAGCTCAACGACCTGGTCGACACGCGCATGGCGCAGAAAATCTCGCAGATCAGCGGCGTGGGCATGGTTACCATCGCGGGCGGTCAGCGTCAGGCCGTGCGGATCAAGGTCAACCCGGATGCGCTGGCCGCCAATGGCCTGAACCTGTCGGACGTGCGTACGCTGGTCAGCGCCTCCAACGTCAACACCCCCAAGGGTAACTTTGACGGTCCGACCCGGGTGTCGATGCTCGACGCCAACGACCAGCTCAAGTCTCCCGAGGAGTACGCCAACCTGATCCTCGCCTACAGCAACGGCGGGCCGCTGCGTCTGAAAGACGTGGCGCAGATTGTCGATGGCGCTGAAAACGAACGCCTCGCCGCGTGGGCCAATGAGAACCAGGCCGTGCTGCTGAACATCCAGCGTCAGCCGGGGGCCAACGTCATCGAGGTGGTGGACCGGATCAAGGCGCTGTTGCCGAGCATCACCAACAACCTGCCGGCCGGGCTGGAAGTGGTGGTACTGACCGACCGCACCCAGACCATCCGCGCTTCGGTGAGCGACGTGCAGCACGAATTGCTGGTGTCCATCGCGCTCGTGGTACTGGTGACGTTCCTGTTCCTGCGCCGTTTCAGCGCGACGATCATTCCGTCGGTCGCCGTGCCGCTGTCGCTGATCGGGACCTTCGGCGTGATGTACCTCGCGGGTTTTTCCGTCAACAACCTGACCCTGATGGCCATGACCATCGCCACCGGTTTCGTGGTGGACGATGCCATCGTCATGCTGGAAAACATTTCCCGGCACCTGGAGGAGGGCGAGACCCCGCTGCAAGCCGCGCTCAAGGGCGCGAAGCAGATCGGCTTCACCCTGGTCTCGCTGACCGTCTCGCTGATTGCCGTGCTGATTCCGCTGCTGTTCATGGCGGACGTGGTGGGACGGCTGTTCCGCGAGTTCGCCATCACCCTGGCCGTGGCGATCCTGATTTCGCTGGTGGTGTCCCTGACCCTGACGCCCATGATGTGCGCCCGCTTGCTCAAGCGTGAACCGAAGGAAGAGGAGCAGGGCCGTTTCTACCGCGCCAGCGGCGTTTGGATCGATTGGCTGGTCGAGGCCTACGGTCGCAAGTTGCAGTGGGTGCTCAGACACCAGCCCATCACTTTGCTGGTTGCCATCGCCACGTTGGGCATCACTGTGTTGTTGTATCTGGCCGTGCCCAAGGGCTTTTTCCCGGTGCAGGACACGGGCGTGATTCAGGGCATTTCCGAGGCGCCGCAGTCGGTGTCGTTTGCGGCCATGAGTGAACGGCAGCAGGCGCTGGCGAAGATCGTTCTGCAAGACCCGGCCGTGGCCAGCCTGTCGTCCTACATCGGCGTGGACGGTGACAACGCCACGCTGAACAGCGGGCGCATGTTGATCAACCTCAAGCCACACGCCGAGCGCAGCGAATCTGCAACCGAGGTGATTCAGCGGCTCCAACCGGAAGTGGATCAGCTCTCGGACATCCGCCTATTCATGCAGCCCGTGCAGGACCTGACCATCGAAGACCGCGTCAGCCGCACGCAATACCAGTTCAGCATGTCCTCGCCGGACGCTGAACTGCTGAGCCTGTGGAGCGGCAAGCTGGTCGAGGCGCTGGCCGAACGCCCTGAACTCACCGACGTCGCCAGCGACCTTCAGGACAAAGGCTTGCAGGTGTACCTCAACATCGACCGCGACGCAGCGAGTCGCTTGGGCGTGACCGTCTCGACCATCACCGACGCGCTGTATGACGCCTTCGGTCAGCGGCAGATCTCCACGATTTACACTCAGGCCAGCCAGTACCGCGTGGTGCTGCAAGCGGCGGCAGGCAGCGAACTGGGGCCGAAGGCGCTGGAGCAGATTCACGTCAAGACCACCGACGGTGGCCAGGTCAAACTGTCTAGTCTGGCGAAAGTGGAACAGCGTCAGGCGCAGTTGGCCATCGCCCACATCGGCCAGTTCCCGGCGGTGATGATGTCGTTCAACCTTGCCCCCGGTGTGGCGCTGGGCAAGGCCGTGGAAGTGATTCAGCAGGTGCAGAAGGACATCGGCATGCCGATTGGCGTGCAGACCGAATTCCAGGGCGCCGCCGAAGCGTTCCAGGCCTCGCTCTCCAGCACGCTGCTGTTGGTGTTGGCGGCCGTAGTGACGATGTACATCGTGCTGGGCGTGCTCTACGAGAGTTACATCCACCCGATCACCATCCTCTCAACCCTGCCGTCGGCGGCCATCGGCGCCTTGCTGGCGTTGATCCTCAGCGGCAACGACCTGGGGATGATCGCCATCATTGGCATCATTCTGCTGATCGGCATCGTCAAGAAGAACGCGATCATGATGATCGACTTCGCCCTCGACGCCGAACGCAACCGGGGCATCGACCCGCAGACCGCAATCTACGAAGCGGCGTTGCTGCGCTTTCGGCCGATCCTGATGACCACCCTGGCCGCGCTGTTCGGCGCCATTCCCCTGATGTTCGCCACCGGCTCGGGTGCGGAATTGCGCCAACCGCTGGGGCTGGTGATGGTGGGCGGGTTGCTGGTCAGCCAAGTCCTGACACTCTTCACCACGCCGGTCATCTATCTGTATTTCGATCGCTTGGGGGGCCGGTTTCGTCGGTCGAGTAAGACTGAGGAGGCGGTATGA
- a CDS encoding MdtA/MuxA family multidrug efflux RND transporter periplasmic adaptor subunit, translating into MQSSAPRSSRRWLISLLVLVIVAAVCWHFWPGSATKTDATAQKSEQAHKGAARSGGTSKTGAPRPGFGGSTGPVPVRVAPASTGDFPIYYKALGTVTALNTINVRSRVAGELMKINFQEGQQVKAGDLLAVIDPRSYQIALQQAEGTLMQNQALLKNAQIDVQRYRDLYKEDSIAKQTLDTAESQVGQYLGTIKTNQAAVGDAKLNLDFTQIRAPISGRIGLRQLDVGNLVAANDTTALAVITQTKPISVNFTLPEKDLADVISHYRTGEKLLVEAWDRGDVKLQAKGFLASIDNQIDITTGTLKFKARFDNDNEALFPNQFVNARLLATTLKNVVLVPSAAVQFGVNGTFVYVMDGDKKVRIRPLKTGPSDENATVITEGLAAGDRVVLEGTDRLKDGSTVEVVNDSKDVPVTPGEKLQGQPSKESGESASADAAKKGNV; encoded by the coding sequence ATGCAATCGTCCGCTCCTCGCAGTTCCCGTCGCTGGCTGATCAGCCTGTTGGTCTTAGTGATTGTTGCCGCCGTTTGCTGGCATTTCTGGCCCGGCTCGGCCACCAAGACCGACGCGACGGCGCAAAAGAGCGAACAGGCCCACAAGGGCGCGGCTCGCAGCGGTGGCACCAGCAAGACCGGCGCGCCACGGCCTGGCTTCGGCGGTTCCACCGGACCTGTGCCGGTCCGCGTCGCCCCGGCGAGCACCGGGGATTTCCCGATCTATTACAAGGCGCTGGGCACCGTCACCGCGCTCAACACCATCAACGTCCGCAGCCGGGTGGCGGGTGAACTGATGAAGATCAACTTTCAGGAAGGCCAGCAAGTCAAGGCCGGTGATTTGCTTGCGGTCATCGACCCGCGCAGTTATCAGATCGCCCTGCAGCAGGCCGAAGGCACGCTGATGCAGAATCAGGCGCTGTTGAAAAACGCGCAGATCGACGTCCAGCGGTATCGCGACCTCTATAAAGAAGACAGCATCGCCAAGCAGACGCTGGACACCGCCGAGTCCCAGGTGGGCCAATACCTGGGAACCATCAAGACCAATCAGGCCGCCGTCGGCGATGCCAAACTCAACCTCGACTTCACCCAGATCCGTGCACCGATCTCCGGCCGTATCGGCCTGCGCCAACTGGACGTCGGCAATCTGGTGGCGGCCAACGACACCACGGCACTCGCTGTGATCACCCAGACCAAGCCGATCTCCGTCAATTTCACCCTGCCGGAAAAAGACCTGGCGGATGTGATCAGCCATTACCGCACCGGTGAAAAACTGCTGGTCGAAGCGTGGGACCGGGGCGACGTGAAACTTCAGGCCAAGGGTTTTCTGGCGAGCATCGACAACCAGATCGACATCACCACCGGCACCCTGAAGTTCAAGGCCCGCTTCGATAACGACAACGAAGCGCTGTTCCCCAATCAGTTCGTCAACGCCCGCCTGCTGGCCACCACCCTGAAAAATGTCGTGCTGGTCCCGTCGGCGGCGGTGCAGTTCGGGGTCAACGGCACCTTCGTCTACGTCATGGACGGCGACAAGAAAGTCCGCATCCGTCCGCTGAAAACCGGGCCGAGCGATGAAAACGCCACCGTGATCACAGAAGGCCTGGCCGCTGGCGACCGCGTGGTGCTGGAAGGCACCGACCGCCTGAAAGACGGCAGTACGGTGGAAGTGGTGAACGACAGCAAGGACGTGCCGGTGACGCCGGGCGAGAAACTGCAAGGGCAACCGTCCAAGGAGTCCGGTGAATCGGCCAGCGCCGACGCCGCGAAAAAAGGCAACGTATGA
- the tpx gene encoding thiol peroxidase, whose translation MAQVTRRGSPVQISGELPKVGSKAPAFKLVGADLSDVTLDTFAGKRKVLNVFPSVDTPTCATSVRKFNAQANDLNNAVVLCISADLPFAQARFCGAEGLENVKNLSTMRGAEFLENYGVAIADGPMVGLTTRAVVVLDENNTVLHSELVPEIGQEPNYDAALSVLK comes from the coding sequence ATGGCTCAAGTGACTCGTAGAGGCTCCCCGGTACAAATCAGCGGCGAACTGCCAAAAGTCGGCAGCAAGGCCCCGGCCTTCAAACTGGTCGGCGCCGACCTGTCTGACGTCACCCTGGACACCTTTGCCGGCAAGCGCAAAGTGCTGAACGTCTTCCCAAGCGTCGACACCCCGACCTGCGCCACTTCGGTGCGCAAATTCAACGCCCAGGCCAATGATCTGAACAACGCCGTCGTGCTGTGCATTTCGGCTGACCTGCCGTTCGCTCAGGCCCGTTTCTGCGGCGCCGAAGGCCTGGAAAACGTGAAAAACCTGTCCACCATGCGCGGCGCCGAGTTCCTGGAGAACTACGGTGTGGCCATCGCTGATGGCCCAATGGTCGGCCTGACCACCCGCGCGGTCGTGGTACTGGACGAAAACAACACCGTCCTGCACAGCGAACTGGTGCCGGAAATCGGTCAGGAGCCGAACTACGACGCGGCGCTGTCCGTTCTCAAGTAA
- a CDS encoding LysR family transcriptional regulator, producing the protein MDRFNAMRAFTRIVDLGGFGKAADSLHMPRASVTILIKQLEAHLGVQLLRRTTRQVTPTPDGQAYYERCVSLLNDLDDTESIFSSSAKAPEGVLRVDMPSGVGRLILMPALPAFTDRYPGLEMEVGMSDRPVDLIRDGVDCVIRGGQALDHSLVARPLAQMRQVVCASPAYLERHGTPLTLDDLKRHKVIEYFSATSNKRYGLEFVIDGRDQELSLPKTLATNSADGYLAACAAGYGLVQTPWYHAAEALQRGEVVEVLSDHPQPRLPLTALYPAHRQMSRRVRVFVDWMVELCATPGLLDKPAD; encoded by the coding sequence ATGGACCGTTTCAATGCCATGCGCGCCTTCACCCGCATTGTCGACCTCGGCGGTTTCGGCAAGGCTGCCGACAGCCTGCACATGCCTCGGGCGTCAGTGACGATCTTGATCAAACAGCTCGAAGCGCACCTCGGCGTACAGTTGCTTCGGCGCACCACCCGGCAAGTCACGCCAACGCCCGACGGCCAGGCGTATTACGAGCGCTGCGTCAGCCTGCTCAATGACCTGGACGACACCGAGTCGATCTTTTCCTCCAGTGCCAAAGCCCCGGAAGGCGTGCTGCGGGTGGACATGCCGTCGGGCGTGGGGCGGCTGATTCTCATGCCTGCGCTGCCAGCCTTTACGGATCGTTATCCCGGTCTGGAAATGGAGGTGGGCATGAGCGACCGCCCGGTGGACCTGATCCGCGACGGCGTCGATTGCGTGATCCGGGGCGGGCAGGCGCTGGACCATTCGCTGGTGGCGCGCCCGTTGGCGCAGATGCGGCAAGTGGTGTGCGCCAGCCCGGCGTACCTGGAACGTCATGGCACGCCGCTGACCCTGGATGACCTGAAGCGGCACAAGGTCATTGAGTATTTTTCCGCGACATCGAATAAACGCTATGGGCTCGAATTCGTCATTGACGGCAGGGATCAGGAGCTCAGCTTGCCCAAGACCCTGGCGACCAACAGCGCCGACGGCTATCTGGCGGCGTGCGCGGCGGGTTACGGTCTGGTGCAGACGCCCTGGTATCACGCCGCCGAGGCCTTGCAGCGCGGCGAAGTGGTCGAAGTGTTGAGCGATCATCCTCAGCCCCGATTGCCCCTCACCGCGCTGTACCCGGCGCACCGCCAGATGTCGCGGCGGGTGAGGGTGTTCGTCGACTGGATGGTCGAATTGTGTGCCACGCCGGGCCTGCTGGACAAACCCGCGGACTGA
- a CDS encoding aldo/keto reductase — protein sequence MQTRQLGKNGPQVSAVGLGCMGMTDFYTTGGDTQEAIATIHRALELGVTLFDTADMYGPHTNEELLGKALVGKRDQAFIASKFGIVRTPGDAGARGVDGSPEYVRNAIDGTLKRLKIDTLDLYYQHRIDPKIAIEESVGAMAELVKAGKVRYLGLSEASAATLERAHKVHPIAALQTEYSLWSREPEENGVLETCRKLGIAFVPYSPLGRGFLTGTLKSPDDFAADDYRRSSPRFQGENFAKNLRLVEKVQQLAADKGISAGQLALAWVLAQGNDVIPIPGTKQRRYLEENAAALDVKLSTGELQALKDLFPVAAVAGGRYPEAAMKLLNG from the coding sequence ATGCAAACGCGTCAACTGGGTAAAAACGGACCTCAGGTATCGGCCGTCGGGCTGGGCTGCATGGGCATGACCGATTTCTACACCACCGGCGGCGATACGCAAGAAGCCATTGCGACGATTCACCGCGCGCTGGAACTTGGGGTCACGCTGTTCGACACCGCCGACATGTATGGCCCACACACCAACGAAGAATTGCTGGGCAAGGCACTGGTCGGCAAGCGGGATCAGGCGTTCATCGCCAGCAAGTTCGGCATCGTGCGCACCCCGGGCGATGCCGGCGCCCGTGGCGTCGACGGCAGCCCGGAATACGTTCGCAACGCCATCGATGGCACGTTAAAGCGATTGAAGATCGACACGCTGGATTTGTACTACCAGCACCGGATCGATCCGAAGATTGCCATCGAAGAATCGGTGGGCGCCATGGCCGAGCTGGTCAAGGCCGGTAAAGTCCGTTACCTGGGGCTGAGCGAAGCGTCGGCGGCCACGCTGGAACGCGCGCACAAGGTCCATCCGATTGCTGCCCTTCAAACCGAATACTCGCTATGGAGCCGGGAGCCGGAAGAAAACGGCGTGCTGGAAACCTGTCGCAAACTGGGCATCGCGTTCGTGCCCTACAGCCCGTTGGGCCGTGGCTTCCTCACCGGCACCCTGAAAAGCCCCGACGACTTCGCGGCCGACGACTACCGCCGCAGCAGCCCGCGTTTTCAGGGCGAAAACTTCGCGAAAAACCTTCGGTTGGTGGAAAAGGTCCAGCAACTGGCAGCGGACAAAGGCATCAGTGCCGGGCAACTGGCATTGGCCTGGGTGCTGGCCCAAGGCAACGACGTGATCCCGATTCCGGGGACCAAGCAGCGTAGATATCTGGAAGAAAACGCGGCGGCGCTGGACGTGAAGCTCAGCACCGGTGAGTTGCAGGCGCTGAAGGATTTGTTCCCGGTGGCAGCCGTGGCCGGTGGGCGATATCCGGAGGCGGCGATGAAGTTACTGAATGGCTGA